The following proteins are encoded in a genomic region of Vibrio tasmaniensis:
- the bamB gene encoding outer membrane protein assembly factor BamB has protein sequence MKKMFPKVALCAIALGLLAGCASEEDTVIMAPVPTVNSEFTPSQEWSTSVGDGVGHYFSKLTPELAYDKVFVASREGMVKALDPETGKELWKVDLEKEVLARLSGGLTAAYGKVFVGSENGEVIAMDESTGEELWRVSVNGEVLASPATESNMVIVHTSRGMLTALDQESGEQKWTISTEVPSLTLRGDSSPVAVSGGVFWGTANGRLAAAIVDRGQLIWQQPVGTPKGATEIDRLVDVDASPVVLGGTLYTVGINGQLIAIDLRSGKPVWKRNYSSAIDLASDGSRLFVVTDKDHVVAVDARSGTELWSTPLLENRLLTAPAIINGYVVVGDTEGYLHWLDRSSGEFVAQQLVDDSGFAVAPIEMPQGYLVTTRNGDVKKLTISQ, from the coding sequence ATGAAGAAGATGTTTCCAAAAGTGGCGTTGTGTGCGATTGCTCTTGGCCTGCTAGCGGGCTGTGCAAGTGAAGAAGACACCGTAATCATGGCGCCAGTACCAACGGTAAACAGCGAGTTCACTCCTAGTCAGGAATGGTCTACGTCGGTTGGTGATGGTGTTGGTCACTACTTTTCAAAACTAACGCCAGAATTGGCTTACGACAAAGTATTTGTTGCGAGCCGTGAAGGTATGGTTAAGGCGCTTGATCCTGAAACAGGTAAAGAGCTTTGGAAAGTCGATCTTGAGAAAGAAGTACTGGCTCGTTTATCGGGCGGCTTAACGGCAGCTTACGGCAAGGTATTTGTTGGTTCTGAAAATGGCGAAGTGATCGCGATGGACGAATCAACTGGTGAAGAGCTGTGGCGTGTCTCAGTGAATGGTGAGGTGCTTGCATCCCCTGCAACTGAAAGCAACATGGTTATTGTTCATACCAGCCGCGGCATGCTGACCGCGTTAGATCAAGAAAGTGGTGAGCAAAAATGGACCATCAGTACTGAAGTACCAAGCCTAACACTTCGTGGCGATAGCTCACCTGTAGCTGTTTCTGGTGGTGTTTTCTGGGGTACAGCGAATGGTCGTTTAGCCGCAGCTATCGTTGATCGTGGTCAGCTTATTTGGCAACAACCAGTAGGTACACCAAAAGGCGCAACGGAAATTGATCGTTTGGTTGATGTGGATGCGTCACCGGTTGTTCTTGGTGGAACCCTGTATACCGTCGGTATCAATGGTCAGTTGATTGCAATCGATCTTCGTTCTGGCAAGCCAGTTTGGAAACGTAATTACTCGTCAGCGATTGATTTGGCAAGTGATGGCAGCCGTTTATTCGTTGTGACTGACAAAGACCATGTGGTTGCGGTTGATGCGCGTAGTGGTACTGAACTGTGGAGCACTCCATTGTTAGAAAACCGCTTACTGACAGCACCTGCTATTATTAATGGTTATGTAGTTGTTGGTGATACGGAAGGTTATCTGCACTGGTTAGATCGTTCATCAGGTGAGTTTGTAGCTCAACAGTTGGTCGATGATAGCGGCTTTGCGGTTGCGCCAATTGAAATGCCTCAAGGCTACTTAGTGACGACTCGCAATGGCGATGTAAAGAAACTAACGATTAGCCAATAA
- the der gene encoding ribosome biogenesis GTPase Der, whose protein sequence is MVPVVALVGRPNVGKSTLFNRLTRTRDALVADFPGLTRDRKYGHAHFSEHDFIVIDTGGIDGTEEGVETKMAEQSLAAIDEADVVLFMVDGRAGLTPSDVAIAKHLRQLEKPSMLVVNKVDGIDPDAASADFWQLGVEDMYQIAAAHGRGVTALIDLALNPFAEALKAENGEVSDLTEFEDEEEEQVDFTEEEAEEEFKRLQDQPIKLAIIGRPNVGKSTLTNRILGEERVVVYDMPGTTRDSIYIPMQRDEREYVLIDTAGVRRRKNINETVEKFSVVKTLKAIEDANVVLLLIDARENISDQDLSLLGFALNAGRSIVIAVNKWDGLDNDVKDRVKKELDRRLGFVDFARIHFISALHGTGVGHLFESVQEAYKSATTRVGTSVLTRIMKMATDDHQPPMVRGRRVKLKYAHAGGYNPPIIVIHGNQVRNLPDSYKRFLMNYYRRSLEIMGTPIRIQFQNSENPFEAKTTKLTISQERKRKRMMSMVKGRK, encoded by the coding sequence ATGGTACCTGTTGTTGCTCTAGTAGGGCGTCCGAACGTAGGTAAATCTACGTTATTTAACCGATTGACTCGAACTCGTGATGCATTGGTTGCGGATTTCCCTGGCTTAACGCGTGACCGTAAATACGGTCATGCTCATTTTAGCGAGCATGACTTTATTGTTATCGACACTGGTGGTATCGACGGTACCGAAGAAGGTGTTGAAACTAAAATGGCTGAACAGTCGCTAGCGGCGATTGATGAAGCTGATGTCGTTCTATTTATGGTAGATGGCCGTGCGGGTCTAACACCTTCAGACGTAGCTATTGCTAAGCACCTTCGTCAACTAGAAAAGCCTTCAATGCTAGTAGTAAACAAGGTTGATGGTATCGACCCTGATGCTGCAAGTGCTGATTTCTGGCAACTAGGCGTAGAAGACATGTACCAAATCGCTGCAGCGCACGGTCGTGGTGTAACTGCGTTGATTGATCTTGCTCTAAACCCATTCGCTGAAGCGTTAAAAGCTGAGAATGGCGAAGTAAGCGATTTAACTGAATTTGAAGACGAAGAAGAAGAGCAAGTTGATTTCACTGAAGAAGAAGCGGAAGAAGAATTCAAGCGCCTTCAAGATCAACCGATTAAGCTAGCGATCATTGGTCGTCCTAACGTAGGTAAATCAACACTAACTAACCGTATTCTTGGTGAAGAACGTGTTGTTGTTTACGATATGCCAGGTACAACTCGTGACTCTATCTACATTCCGATGCAGCGTGATGAGCGTGAATACGTTCTGATTGATACTGCGGGTGTTCGTCGCCGTAAAAATATCAATGAAACAGTTGAGAAGTTCTCAGTGGTTAAAACACTGAAAGCGATTGAAGATGCTAACGTTGTATTACTGCTTATCGATGCTCGCGAGAACATCTCAGATCAAGATCTAAGCTTGTTAGGCTTTGCGTTGAATGCTGGTCGTTCAATTGTTATTGCCGTAAACAAGTGGGATGGCCTAGATAACGACGTTAAAGATCGTGTTAAGAAAGAACTAGATCGTCGTTTAGGTTTCGTTGATTTCGCGCGTATTCACTTTATCTCTGCACTTCACGGTACTGGTGTTGGTCACTTGTTTGAGTCTGTTCAAGAAGCTTATAAGTCAGCAACGACTCGTGTTGGTACTTCTGTTCTAACTCGTATCATGAAAATGGCAACCGATGATCACCAACCGCCTATGGTTCGTGGCCGTCGTGTGAAACTCAAATACGCGCACGCTGGTGGCTACAACCCACCGATTATCGTTATCCATGGTAACCAAGTACGTAACTTGCCAGATTCATACAAACGATTCTTGATGAACTACTACCGTCGTTCACTAGAAATTATGGGTACACCTATCCGCATTCAATTCCAGAACAGCGAGAACCCATTTGAAGCTAAGACAACCAAGCTGACAATTTCTCAAGAACGTAAACGTAAGCGTATGATGAGCATGGTTAAAGGTCGTAAGTAA
- a CDS encoding alanyl-tRNA editing protein, whose amino-acid sequence MAISDLNTPATSMKPTIVITPTITQFCHQTWLLNAKAVYVESDDSKTHLITDVTPFHPVSHIWPDHPADRGFVSVGGEQYIVEDCLVGAIEQSTGNLYIAADIPVKRDTEGWAFVVVHQLPVSASMINMGDEIELSVDKEHQASLSRGHSAGHIAFLALNKVLAESYWRKDADRKDPFGSYDFNSYAQVTSFVTPELCTDKYRLGKTLKKRGLNVADMLTNLDGIEADINQMIAGWLVESTLVTMRLEGEALTDSRYWEWQLDDETLVSIPCGGTHIDNTSELKALSVKLTQLDDQHIEMQTCVSR is encoded by the coding sequence ATGGCCATTAGCGATTTGAATACACCTGCGACATCCATGAAACCAACAATAGTCATCACACCAACCATCACTCAATTTTGTCATCAAACTTGGCTGCTCAATGCAAAAGCGGTGTACGTTGAAAGTGACGACAGCAAAACTCACTTGATCACTGACGTGACACCTTTCCACCCTGTGAGTCATATTTGGCCCGATCACCCAGCAGACCGAGGTTTTGTCAGCGTAGGTGGTGAACAGTATATTGTTGAAGATTGCCTTGTTGGTGCAATAGAGCAATCTACTGGAAATCTTTATATTGCAGCAGATATCCCTGTTAAGCGTGATACGGAAGGGTGGGCGTTTGTGGTTGTCCACCAACTACCTGTATCAGCTTCTATGATTAACATGGGCGATGAAATTGAGTTGTCGGTTGATAAAGAGCACCAAGCCAGTTTGAGCCGCGGTCATAGTGCCGGACATATTGCTTTCTTAGCCTTGAATAAAGTATTGGCTGAGAGTTACTGGCGTAAAGATGCAGACAGAAAAGATCCATTCGGCAGCTATGACTTCAATAGCTACGCACAGGTGACTAGCTTTGTGACTCCAGAGTTGTGTACCGATAAGTATCGTTTAGGTAAAACCTTGAAGAAACGCGGTCTGAACGTGGCTGACATGCTAACGAACCTTGATGGCATTGAGGCCGACATCAACCAGATGATTGCAGGCTGGCTTGTTGAATCGACTCTTGTAACGATGAGACTAGAAGGTGAGGCGTTAACAGACTCTCGCTACTGGGAATGGCAGCTAGATGACGAGACTTTAGTTTCTATTCCGTGTGGTGGTACTCACATTGATAATACGTCAGAACTTAAGGCATTATCGGTTAAGTTAACCCAATTAGATGATCAACATATCGAAATGCAGACGTGTGTATCTCGATGA
- a CDS encoding sensor domain-containing diguanylate cyclase, translated as MKQQFLLEGHRAVNSLLRKLALGLERKELNRKIIQLTEQIFGERMASILLLNPESNTLHLEYAPNLPDFYNQQIEGVGIGAGIGSCGEAAALKKAVIVSNINAHPNWTPFLALTNQANLHACWSVPIISSNGHVLGTFAIYSQYISEPHECELEILELLASLYSVALEKYELENQLNFFANRDSLTHSLNRRALLREAELVLTKRCFSEKVMACLFVDVDKFKSINDRFGHSFGDKVLLAVAKVLDQATTACAKIGRYGGDEFVVFSCFNDRESVLNFYQSLERALEQALYIDGTQFSVSIGLAYEKDPELLEALIAQADKNMYQIKQTKSQQ; from the coding sequence ATGAAACAACAATTTTTATTAGAAGGTCACCGAGCAGTAAACAGCTTGCTTCGAAAGCTTGCCCTTGGGTTGGAGCGCAAAGAATTAAATCGCAAGATCATTCAACTCACCGAGCAAATTTTTGGTGAAAGAATGGCCTCTATTTTATTGCTAAACCCTGAATCGAATACATTGCATTTAGAGTATGCTCCAAACTTACCTGATTTTTATAACCAGCAGATTGAAGGGGTTGGGATTGGTGCTGGGATTGGTTCTTGTGGCGAAGCGGCGGCACTTAAGAAAGCTGTCATAGTTTCCAATATTAACGCACACCCGAATTGGACTCCTTTCTTAGCCTTAACCAATCAGGCTAATCTTCATGCATGTTGGTCTGTGCCAATTATCTCTTCAAACGGCCATGTATTAGGTACCTTCGCAATTTACAGTCAGTACATCTCAGAGCCCCATGAGTGTGAACTTGAGATCTTAGAGCTATTGGCTTCTCTGTATTCAGTGGCACTCGAGAAGTATGAGTTAGAGAATCAACTCAACTTTTTTGCTAATCGAGACTCCCTAACACACAGTTTGAATCGCAGAGCGCTGCTGAGAGAAGCTGAGCTAGTGCTAACTAAGCGCTGTTTTTCAGAAAAAGTGATGGCGTGCTTGTTTGTTGATGTCGATAAATTTAAGTCAATAAATGATAGGTTTGGCCACAGCTTTGGCGATAAGGTGTTGTTAGCCGTTGCAAAAGTGCTTGATCAAGCGACCACTGCCTGTGCCAAGATAGGGCGCTATGGTGGCGATGAGTTTGTGGTGTTTTCTTGTTTTAATGATCGAGAAAGCGTGCTGAACTTTTATCAAAGCTTAGAAAGAGCCTTGGAGCAAGCTCTCTATATCGATGGCACTCAGTTTTCAGTCAGTATTGGGCTTGCTTATGAGAAAGATCCAGAGTTATTGGAAGCCTTGATCGCACAAGCTGATAAGAACATGTACCAAATCAAGCAAACCAAGTCTCAGCAATAG
- a CDS encoding YfgM family protein — protein sequence MELYDSEEQQVEAIKDWWKENGKAVIFGAVIGLGGLFGWRYYQDSVVEAREAASESYTSAISALDAKGVDAQSDIQAFIDANKDAEYSVLAAMQLAKAQVQAGELAAALEQLEWAQSATKDAALTPLLTYRAARIKAEQGEFDAALTDLEAMTDESWKGRVAELRGDISLRKGDTDAAYSAYSEAQQAADASQTLQIKLDDLAK from the coding sequence GTGGAACTTTACGATAGCGAAGAGCAACAAGTTGAAGCCATTAAAGATTGGTGGAAAGAGAACGGTAAAGCCGTAATCTTCGGTGCGGTTATTGGTTTAGGTGGTCTATTTGGTTGGCGCTATTACCAAGATTCAGTCGTTGAAGCGCGTGAAGCCGCTTCAGAAAGCTACACCTCTGCAATTTCAGCTCTAGATGCTAAAGGCGTTGATGCTCAATCTGATATTCAAGCTTTTATCGACGCTAACAAAGACGCTGAGTACTCGGTACTTGCTGCTATGCAATTAGCAAAAGCGCAAGTTCAAGCGGGTGAGCTTGCAGCAGCACTTGAACAGCTTGAGTGGGCACAATCGGCAACTAAGGATGCGGCACTTACGCCACTACTTACTTACCGTGCCGCACGTATCAAAGCAGAGCAGGGTGAATTTGACGCTGCATTGACTGATCTTGAAGCGATGACTGACGAATCTTGGAAAGGTCGTGTTGCTGAACTGCGAGGTGATATCTCACTTCGTAAAGGCGACACAGATGCGGCTTACAGTGCTTACTCTGAAGCTCAACAAGCTGCTGATGCGAGCCAAACGCTTCAAATCAAACTTGACGACCTAGCTAAATAA
- a CDS encoding RodZ domain-containing protein: MNTEHEIQVQPKETVAPAIEAGTLLKNKRESLGLTQKQISDRLKLRVTLIQQIEENQFESDQVATFMRGYIRSYAKYVNLDEKVVLNALHHSGDAQHQEQEMLSFSRKTKTEKHNSRIMILTWSIFAVIAGISSLWWWQNQQQDTLSQSLANTESSEELVVEESLEPEFTSLEVIEAEQNSAQPSATESTDELAVVSAAEASENIEQAEQTQDVAEVTPVAAESETVTPEPVANELVMQFSADCWIQVKDAAGKTLSTGIKKAGQSLNLSGTAPYKVILGAPEGVSMTFASEPVDLSGYTSGKVARITLP, from the coding sequence ATGAACACAGAACACGAAATACAAGTACAACCGAAAGAAACTGTCGCTCCAGCAATTGAAGCGGGAACGCTGCTCAAAAATAAACGAGAATCTCTTGGGTTAACACAAAAGCAGATTTCTGATCGTTTGAAGTTGCGCGTTACGCTTATCCAACAAATTGAAGAAAACCAATTCGAGTCAGATCAGGTCGCCACCTTTATGCGTGGTTACATCCGTTCATACGCGAAATACGTGAATCTTGATGAAAAAGTGGTGTTGAACGCGCTTCATCATTCTGGTGATGCTCAACATCAAGAACAAGAAATGCTGAGTTTTTCTCGTAAGACAAAAACAGAGAAGCATAACAGCCGTATTATGATCCTCACATGGAGCATCTTTGCTGTGATTGCGGGTATCTCATCACTTTGGTGGTGGCAGAACCAGCAGCAAGACACCTTATCTCAATCTCTCGCCAACACAGAAAGCTCAGAAGAGCTTGTGGTGGAAGAGTCTCTAGAGCCAGAATTTACGTCATTAGAAGTGATTGAAGCCGAGCAAAACAGTGCGCAGCCTTCAGCGACTGAAAGTACGGATGAACTTGCAGTGGTTAGCGCGGCTGAGGCTTCAGAGAATATTGAGCAAGCAGAACAGACACAAGACGTTGCAGAGGTTACCCCTGTAGCGGCTGAATCAGAGACAGTGACGCCTGAACCTGTAGCCAACGAGCTAGTGATGCAGTTCTCTGCAGACTGCTGGATCCAAGTTAAAGATGCGGCAGGCAAGACTTTGTCGACTGGCATCAAAAAAGCAGGTCAGTCGTTAAATCTATCAGGAACTGCGCCATATAAAGTGATTCTAGGTGCGCCAGAAGGCGTATCGATGACATTTGCAAGTGAACCTGTCGACCTTTCTGGGTATACTTCAGGCAAAGTAGCTAGAATAACCTTACCTTAG
- the ispG gene encoding flavodoxin-dependent (E)-4-hydroxy-3-methylbut-2-enyl-diphosphate synthase, with the protein MQHESPIIRRKSTRIYVGDVPIGDGAPIAVQSMTNTRTTDVAATVAQIRALEKVGADIVRVSVPTMEAAEAFKLIKQQVSVPLVADIHFDYRIALKVAEYGVDCLRINPGNIGNESRIRSVVDCARDMNIPIRIGVNGGSLEKEIQEKYTEPTAEALVESAMRHVDILDRLNFDQFKVSVKASDVFLAVGSYRLLAKQIDQPLHLGITEAGGARAGSVKSAVGLGMLLSEGIGDTLRISLAADPVEEIKVGFDILKSLRIRSRGINFIACPSCSRQEFDVINTVNALEERLEDIVTPMDVSIIGCVVNGPGEAEVSHLGLAGSARKSAFYEDGKRQKERFDNDDLVDKLEAKIRAKASVLDKANRIDVENLED; encoded by the coding sequence ATGCAACACGAATCTCCTATTATTCGTCGCAAATCAACCCGTATTTATGTGGGTGATGTGCCGATCGGTGATGGTGCACCAATTGCTGTGCAATCCATGACCAACACAAGAACAACAGATGTAGCCGCGACCGTTGCTCAAATTCGAGCTCTGGAAAAGGTTGGCGCTGATATCGTTCGCGTATCTGTACCGACTATGGAGGCCGCTGAAGCCTTTAAGCTAATCAAGCAGCAGGTCTCTGTTCCTTTGGTTGCTGATATTCACTTCGACTACCGTATTGCCCTTAAAGTGGCAGAGTACGGCGTTGACTGTCTGCGTATCAACCCAGGTAACATCGGTAACGAAAGCCGTATCCGCTCAGTTGTTGATTGTGCACGTGATATGAATATTCCGATTCGTATTGGTGTTAACGGCGGTTCTCTTGAGAAAGAGATCCAAGAGAAATACACAGAACCTACAGCAGAAGCGCTTGTTGAATCTGCAATGCGCCACGTAGATATCCTAGATCGTCTGAACTTTGATCAATTCAAAGTCAGCGTTAAAGCTTCTGATGTATTCCTAGCTGTCGGTTCTTACCGTTTGCTTGCCAAGCAGATTGATCAACCTCTTCACCTTGGCATTACCGAAGCGGGTGGTGCGCGTGCAGGCTCTGTGAAGTCAGCGGTAGGTTTGGGCATGCTGCTTTCTGAAGGTATCGGCGATACCTTGCGTATCTCGCTAGCGGCGGATCCTGTTGAAGAGATCAAAGTTGGCTTTGATATTCTTAAATCTTTGCGTATTCGCTCGCGTGGCATCAACTTCATTGCGTGCCCGAGCTGTTCTCGCCAAGAATTCGATGTTATCAACACTGTTAACGCCCTTGAAGAACGCTTAGAAGACATAGTGACTCCAATGGATGTCTCTATCATCGGTTGTGTCGTTAACGGCCCAGGTGAAGCTGAAGTGTCTCACTTAGGCCTTGCGGGTAGTGCACGTAAGAGTGCCTTCTATGAAGACGGTAAGCGTCAGAAAGAGCGTTTTGACAACGATGACCTTGTCGACAAACTTGAGGCTAAGATTCGTGCAAAAGCGTCAGTGCTTGATAAAGCAAATCGCATTGATGTAGAAAACTTAGAAGATTAA
- a CDS encoding bifunctional tRNA (adenosine(37)-C2)-methyltransferase TrmG/ribosomal RNA large subunit methyltransferase RlmN yields the protein MTTAKVNLLDFDRKGLRKFFTEELNEKAFRAEQVMKWIYHFGVDDFEQMNNINKKLREKLLHRCEIVAPIVSEAQHSADGTIKWAMSVGDQDVETVYIPDGDRATLCVSSQVGCALECKFCSTAQQGFNRNLKVSEIVGQIWRAAREIGLEKETGRRPITNVVMMGMGEPLLNMKNLIPSLELMLDDLGFSLSKRRVTVSTSGVVSGLDQMTDNIDVALAISLHAPNDALRSQIMPINDRWDIQDFLASVRRYIASSNANRGKVTVEYVLLDHVNDDMDHARELAELMKDTPCKINLIPFNPYPGSPYKKPSNSRIDRFQKTLMEYNYTVTVRKTRGDDIDAACGQLVGDVIDRTKRTKMLKAASEANLIAGDVIQVKAV from the coding sequence ATGACCACAGCTAAAGTCAATCTACTCGATTTTGATCGTAAAGGTCTTCGTAAATTTTTCACAGAAGAACTGAATGAGAAAGCGTTTCGAGCAGAGCAAGTGATGAAGTGGATTTATCACTTCGGTGTCGATGACTTCGAACAAATGAACAACATCAACAAAAAATTACGCGAGAAACTGCTGCATCGCTGTGAGATTGTTGCCCCTATCGTTTCTGAAGCTCAGCACTCAGCAGATGGCACAATTAAGTGGGCGATGAGCGTTGGTGACCAAGACGTTGAGACTGTATACATCCCAGATGGTGATCGTGCGACGCTATGTGTATCTTCGCAAGTAGGTTGTGCGCTTGAATGTAAATTCTGCTCTACGGCTCAACAAGGCTTCAACCGTAACCTGAAAGTTTCAGAGATCGTTGGTCAAATCTGGCGTGCAGCACGTGAAATCGGTTTAGAGAAAGAAACGGGTCGTCGTCCAATTACTAACGTCGTAATGATGGGTATGGGTGAACCTCTATTGAACATGAAGAACCTAATTCCATCATTGGAGCTGATGCTTGATGATCTGGGTTTCTCACTGTCTAAGCGTCGTGTAACAGTATCAACATCTGGTGTTGTTTCTGGTCTTGATCAGATGACAGATAACATCGATGTAGCTCTGGCGATTTCTCTACACGCACCAAACGATGCACTACGTAGCCAAATCATGCCAATCAACGACCGTTGGGATATCCAAGACTTCCTAGCATCGGTTCGTCGCTACATTGCTTCTTCAAATGCTAACCGCGGCAAAGTAACGGTTGAGTACGTTCTATTGGATCATGTGAATGATGATATGGACCACGCTCGTGAACTTGCTGAGCTAATGAAAGATACGCCTTGTAAGATCAACTTGATTCCATTTAACCCTTATCCGGGGTCGCCTTATAAGAAGCCAAGCAACTCTCGTATTGATCGCTTCCAAAAAACGCTGATGGAATACAACTACACAGTTACGGTTCGTAAAACTCGTGGTGATGATATTGATGCCGCATGTGGTCAGCTGGTTGGTGATGTTATTGATAGAACCAAGCGTACTAAAATGCTGAAAGCCGCCTCTGAAGCTAACTTGATCGCAGGTGATGTGATTCAAGTAAAAGCGGTTTAA
- the hisS gene encoding histidine--tRNA ligase, with amino-acid sequence MAKNIQAIRGMNDCLPTQSPLWQKVESAVKSVVSAYGYNEVRMPIVEETNLFSRAVGEETDVVSKEMYTFDDRNGDSLTLRPEGTAGCVRSCIQNSLINRDEQRLWYMGPMFRHERPQKGRYRQFHQCGVEVFGLDGPDVDAELIMMTARLWRELGIDKHVRLELNSIGSQEDRVSYRTALVAFLEQHIDVLDEDCKRRMHTNPLRVLDTKNPDVQAILGDAPRLSEYLGEESKQHFAGLCELLDAVGIEYQVNERLVRGLDYYNRTVFEWITDSLGAQGTVCGGGRYDGLVEQLGGKATNAVGFAMGLERLVLMMETLELTEVRRSVDVYMVAAGEGTMIAGMQLANQLRDNVEGVRVMNHFGGGNFKKQFKRADKVGAVVALVLGENEVADNTVVLKDLVGGEQQTVSQTEVAEKVAALI; translated from the coding sequence GTGGCTAAAAATATCCAAGCAATTCGAGGCATGAACGACTGCCTTCCAACTCAATCACCACTGTGGCAGAAAGTAGAAAGCGCAGTTAAAAGTGTGGTGAGCGCATACGGTTACAACGAAGTACGTATGCCTATCGTTGAAGAGACGAACCTATTTAGCCGTGCGGTTGGTGAAGAGACAGACGTTGTTTCTAAAGAGATGTACACCTTTGATGACCGTAATGGTGACAGCCTAACGCTGCGTCCAGAAGGCACTGCAGGTTGTGTACGTTCATGTATTCAAAACAGCCTTATTAACCGTGATGAACAGCGTCTATGGTACATGGGCCCAATGTTCCGTCACGAGCGTCCTCAAAAAGGTCGTTACCGTCAATTCCACCAATGTGGTGTGGAAGTATTTGGCCTAGACGGTCCAGACGTTGACGCAGAACTTATTATGATGACAGCACGTCTATGGCGTGAGCTAGGTATCGATAAACACGTTCGTCTTGAATTGAACTCAATCGGTTCTCAAGAAGATCGCGTAAGCTACCGTACTGCGTTAGTGGCTTTCCTTGAGCAACACATTGATGTGCTAGATGAAGACTGCAAACGTCGCATGCACACTAACCCTCTACGTGTACTTGATACTAAGAACCCGGATGTTCAAGCTATCTTAGGTGACGCACCTCGACTATCTGAATATTTAGGTGAAGAATCGAAGCAACATTTTGCTGGTTTGTGTGAACTTCTTGACGCTGTTGGTATCGAATACCAAGTTAACGAGCGTCTAGTACGCGGCCTAGATTACTACAACCGCACCGTATTTGAGTGGATCACAGACAGCCTTGGTGCTCAAGGTACAGTATGTGGCGGTGGTCGTTACGATGGTCTTGTTGAACAACTCGGCGGCAAAGCAACCAATGCTGTTGGCTTCGCTATGGGTCTAGAACGTCTAGTCCTTATGATGGAAACGCTAGAGCTTACAGAAGTTCGCCGCAGTGTTGACGTATACATGGTTGCTGCTGGCGAAGGTACTATGATCGCGGGCATGCAGTTAGCGAATCAATTACGCGATAACGTTGAAGGCGTACGTGTGATGAACCACTTCGGTGGTGGTAACTTTAAGAAGCAATTCAAACGTGCTGACAAAGTAGGTGCTGTTGTGGCGTTAGTACTTGGTGAGAACGAAGTTGCTGACAATACAGTTGTGCTAAAAGATTTGGTTGGCGGCGAGCAACAAACCGTGTCTCAAACGGAAGTTGCAGAAAAAGTTGCGGCGTTAATCTAA
- the ndk gene encoding nucleoside-diphosphate kinase — MALERTFSIVKPDAVKRNLVGEIYHRIEKAGLEIIAAKMVRLTEEQASGFYAEHEGKEFFPALKEFMTSGPIMVQVLEGENAIARYRELMGKTNPEEAACGTIRADYAISMRYNSVHGSDSPESAAREIEFFFPESEICPRPAE, encoded by the coding sequence ATGGCTCTAGAAAGAACGTTCTCAATTGTTAAGCCGGATGCAGTTAAGCGTAACCTTGTTGGTGAAATCTACCACCGAATTGAAAAAGCAGGCCTAGAAATTATTGCCGCTAAGATGGTTCGTCTTACTGAAGAGCAAGCGAGTGGCTTCTACGCAGAACACGAAGGCAAAGAGTTCTTCCCAGCTCTAAAAGAGTTTATGACTTCTGGTCCTATCATGGTTCAAGTACTTGAAGGCGAAAACGCGATTGCTCGTTACCGTGAACTTATGGGCAAAACAAATCCAGAAGAAGCGGCATGCGGCACTATCCGTGCTGACTACGCAATCAGCATGCGTTACAACTCAGTACACGGCAGTGATAGCCCTGAATCGGCGGCTCGCGAAATCGAATTCTTCTTCCCAGAATCTGAAATTTGCCCACGTCCAGCTGAATAA